The Manihot esculenta cultivar AM560-2 chromosome 1, M.esculenta_v8, whole genome shotgun sequence genome has a window encoding:
- the LOC122721709 gene encoding uncharacterized protein LOC122721709, giving the protein MAVPACANIHWDGNIINSCNGYDYDGGFSKIIPMGKQISFNQLVGKIARAIGISGNNEFIETISFRKPTIVDGSLKFECMEIWGEDDVCKDADIGSSGTTVESNDEPCEEQNVVDDYGLSNSLAGPSINLSDTVENENEDEDEDEDEDDDDDDSWMSTEDDDDDNGQKDSGSESQYYNTQFPNPIMPVVHPPPYAEIDFDLLRVDPYDRPEGRSFWDPSKEFSVGMIFSSRDAVAAAAKEYHLRHHHQFCYHETREKTYSIKCKDKDSGCAWRLRASKKEGEDIWKITRYSGLHTCTNPQLTKNHSQLDENFICSFIFALIEQQADIKIAALQAEVQDKFECEPSYQKTRKAKQKAIARLYGGRDESYSHRHAGILKAMQKDWWQHPAGHHRYYIRHVLSNYNKTLKNIAIKEALDKATNENQKRKFYEAINNIQEVHHESYD; this is encoded by the exons ATGGCAGTTCCTGCATGTGCTAATATTCATTGGGATggtaatattataaatagttgtAATGGTTACGATTATGATGGAGGTTTTTCAAAGATTATTCCAATGGGTAAACAGATAAGTTTTAATCAACTGGTCGGTAAAATTGCTCGTGCAATTGGAATATCCGGGAATAATGAATTTATAGAGACAATTAGTTTTAGAAAGCCTACAATTGTGGATGGATCCTTGAAATTTGAATGTATGGAGATATGGGGTGAAGATGATGTATGTA AGGATGCTGATATTGGTTCATCTGGAACTACTGTGGAATCAAATGATGAACCATGCGAAGAGCAAAATGTAGTTGATGATTATGGTTTATCTAATAGTCTTGCAGGGCCATCAATTAATTTATCTGATACAGTAGAGAATGAGAACGAGGATGAGGATGAAGATGAGGACGAGGATGACGATGACGATGATTCATGGATGTCTactgaggatgatgatgatgataatggtCAGAAGGATAGTGGGAGTGAGTCTCAATATTACAACACACAATTTCCTAATCCTATTATGCCTGTTGTTCATCCTCCCCCATACGCAGAAATAGACTTCGATTTGCTGAGGGTGGATCCTTATGATAGGCCAGAAGGTCGTTCCTTTTGGGATCCTTCTAAAGAGTTTTCAGTTGGGATGATATTTTCTTCGAGAGATGCAGTGGCTGCGGCTGCAAAAGAATATCATCTAAGACATCATCATCAATTTTGTTATCATGAAACAAGAGAGAAGACTTATTCTATAAAGTGTAAAGACAAAGACAGTGGGTGTGCATGGAGGCTTCGAGCATCCAAGAAAGAAGGAGAGGATATATGGAAGATTACGAGATACAGTGGACTACACACATGTACGAATCCTCAGTTGACAAAAAACCATAGCCAATTGGATGAaaatttcatttgttcattcatcTTTGCATTAATTGAACAACAGGCTGATATAAAAATTGCTGCCCTACAAGCTGAAGTGCAGGATAAATTTGAGTGCGAGCCGTCTTATCAGAAAACAAGGAAAGCTAAGCAGAAGGCAATTGCAAGGCTTTATGGGGGTAGGGATGAATCATACAGTC ATCGCCATGCTGGAATTCTGAAGGCGATGCAGAAAGATTGGTGGCAACATCCAGCTGGTCATCATCGTTACTACATCAGACATGTTTTGAGTAATTATAATaagacattaaaaaatatagcaaTAAAGGAAGCGTTGGACAAGGCAA CGAATGAAAAtcagaaaagaaagttttacgAGGCAATAAACAATATTCAGGAGGTGCACCATGAATCATACGATTAG